Within Pseudobacteriovorax antillogorgiicola, the genomic segment TGAAGGTGGGGTTAGCGTGGAAGTAGCTACTCCCGATCAGTCCATGGAAGAGCTGGCTAAGCTTCACAAAGGCCAAACAGTAGGCGAGTTTATTCTAGCTAAAGAAACCCGTCGATCTGCCACGGTACGCGCCATTGGCGAACTAACTCTATATGAGACTAGCAAAGATGAGCTTACGGATCTTTTTGAAAACCACCCTAGGCTAGGTTATCTGGTTTACCGCAATCTATCCGAAGTACTCGTCGATCGCATCCGCGACACCAATATGTTGGCAAGAAACGCCTTGGGGTTAATTTCGCAGCAATTCTGAAGCCCCATTTGTAGAGGCTGTGTAAGATTAGTTCTAATTGCGGGTCTCCTGTAAATCTTTAGATGAGAAAAGACTTACCGCGGCTTTTACTCCTTTTATCGTGCCGAATCGCTGAATACGGCTAGCCACTAGTTCTTACTAAGCTCGCGACGGATAGCTTGAATATATGCCTTTTGGAAAGACTCGTGGCCAGCGAAGTAGTGAGAAATAAAGCGTATAAACGGATTCTTAATCGTTCCACTTTCTTGAATCGTGATGGTCGTTGCAGATGGGCCAGCTTCCTCTAGTTCAATCTCCCAAGTAACTTGAAAGGGAGCCATATCATCGGCAACTCGCCGGACAAAGCGATGAGGTGCTTCCGATTCAATAATTTCATAGGTCACAGCTTCACCGCTACTATAACTTTCCTCGAAACGTTGCACCCCATTCTCTTCGAATAGACGTACCGAGGCAATAGACGGATTCCATGATGCCTGTGCCTCTACATCAGATACTTTCTGCCAAACAAGATCCCTAGAAAAGGCCAGGTGCTCTTGGGTTGTTACCTTATGTTCTTCAGGTAAGCTTGTGCCAAACAAGGTGATTCCACCGAGAATTGTAAGAAAGACTCCAGACAAAATGCCCATCAGGATCAATGGCTTTCGCAGCATGCTGATTCCTATTGCTGTGGTTGTGGATTCTGAGAATCTTTCTTGATTTCAGATAGAAATGGCAAGTTCTTTAGGTCCACTGGCTCGTCGAGCAGCTCTTCAACGAAGAGTATATTGTGATAGGGAATGTGGATCGCTAAGGTCTTGCGAAAACGCTTACTGGTAGCATCTTCTTCAGGCATGATGATTTTTTTAGTGTTGTCTCTAAAAACGAATTCGCTAAGGGTCACAAGACCAGGAATATCCGATGGATAAACCTCGCGGACCAAAGCCTCACGGATATCGCCCTTGTCGTTTTCACGGAATCTAACCTTATATATCGACTGATCGTCCATAGTATGTCATTTCGCTTGGGGTTCACATCTCAACCTCCTAAATTTAACCAGAGACGCAAGGATGTCAAGTTGTAAGCTACACGATAGTGAGGCACCATCGGTTTGTTCTCATGACGCTGTAAGCATCTTGCTCGTAGTTTCTTATTGATGCGCTCTACCTGCGTCATTGTATGATGAAACTAATGTTTTTATTGCCTGCCGCGACGACTATGGTAAAAGTACCGGACTATTTTGCCTGTTTTTTCCCGACACGGGAATCACTCTGGAGTTGGACATGAAGCCTTTAACGCCCCATTGGGCAGATCAAACAGCAGTTCGGATCATCGGTGCCTGTGGCGACCGGGAATCCTATACCGTCGCGAGTGGTATAACCCCAAGTGGCACGGTACATATTGGCAACTTTCGAGAGGTTATTACGGTCGAGTTTGTTGCAAAGGCCCTTGAGTCTCTAGGCAAGAAGGTCCGTTTTATTTATAGCTGGGACGACTTTGATACCTTTCGTAAGGTGCCTGTCAATCTTCCGCAACAAGACATGCTGAAAGAGGAGCTTCGTCGGCCCATCAGTCGCGTGCCAGACCCCTATGGCGAAGACGCTAGCTATGCGGCTCACAACATCAGAGTTTTTGAAGAAGATCTCGCTCAGATTGGAATCGAGCCAGAGTTTCTTTATCAGCACAAGCGCTACTCCGATGGTCTCTATGCTGAGGGCATTAAGAAGGCTCTTGAGAACAAGGACACCATCAAAACTATTCTAAATAAGCATCGCAGCACACCACTGGGAGATGATTGGCTGCCGACAGCTGTCTACTGCGAGGCATGTGATCGTGATGAAATGGAATACGAGCGTTACGATGGTGGCTATGAATATTCCTACAAGTGTAGCTCCTGCGGTCACGAAGCAACCACAGACATTAGGACAACGAAGAACCTAAAGCTCAACTGGCGGACCGACTGGCCCATGCGCTGGGACTTCGAAAAAGTCGATTTCGAGCCAGGTGGTAAGGACCACTCCAGCGATGGTGGTTCTTATGATACGGGAAAGCGTATTGTTAAAGAGATCTATGGCTTTAAAGCTCCTCAGTACTTGCAGTATGACTTTGTCTCCATCAAAGGTGGCACCGGTAAGATGTCCTCATCGTCAGGTAAGCTACTGACTCTTAGGGAGGCATTTGCGGTTTACGAGCCTCAGATGGTGCGATGGATTTTCGCGAGCCAGAGGCCGAATCATGACTTCTCTATTGCCTTCGACGTGGACGTTATCAAAGTTTACGACGAATTTGATCGGGCTGAAAAGCAAGCTCTAGGTCCAAAACCTGAAAAACTTGGCAAGTGGCCTATGGCTCGTCGCACTTACGAACTTTCTGCAATTGGTGAACTCTACCAGGAAGCGCCTTACCGTGCTCCTTTCCGCGAGCTTTGTAGTCGTCTCCAAATTTTCGATGGCGATGTTAACAAAACTTTGGAGCGCTACTACGCAGACGATGTTCGAACGGAACTTGACCGCCAACTATTCGAGCGGCGCTGTGAAAAGGCTTTAGCTTGGCTAGAGTTATACGCTCCAGACGAGTTCAAGTACAAAATCAATCAAGAGCCCGTAGAGATTGATCTTGACGATTCGCAGAAAGCTGCCTTAAGTGCGTTGCGCGCCCTGGTAGAATCTACTGACCTAGACGCAATTTTGCCGAAAGACCTCAATCAGAAGATTTATGACGATGTGATTCGCAAAGTCGATATCGAAGCCAAGCATTGCTTTCAGGCAGTGTATATGAAATTGATTAATCGCGAACAAGGGCCTCGCCTTCCTGGCTTCTTAAAAGAGTTAGGCAAAGAGCGGATCTTGAAGCTGATATAGAGTTGGTGTCGCTCCCTGCGACACCTTCTTGATTGAAGGAGAAGGAGCTAATATGGCTCAGAATGTTCTTGTTGTCTTATTCTGTGTGTTTTTGAGTTCTTGCTCCATGCTTGCAAAGTTCGTGGCTGAGCAACCGAAGGTTGAACTAAGTTCGATTAGCTTCAGTCACTTGAGCCTTAGCCGCGTTGAGCTGGCCTTTGAAGTATTGGTTGAAAATCCAAATTCCTTTGAGTTAGGCCTCAATCGTGTGGACTATGAGGTTTTTGTATCTGAACAGAAAATAGGCAAAGGCCATTACCAGGAAGCGTTTCGCGTAGCTGCTAAATCCAAAGCCTCACTTAGAATTCCATTTACGTTGGATACCCAAGCAGCCATCTCCGTTGCTAAGGAGTATTTTCAAAGGGGTGGTAAGTTAGAAGCTCGCGTCAAAGGTCAATCCGAATTTTCTACCCCAGTTGGGACCTTCAATAGCCCATTTGAAGCATCTAAAGCTATAGTGAAGCCTTAGGTATTTTTTACCTAGAGGCCTTGAAATCTCTCACCGATAACCCCTCAGAGAAAGATTTCTTTGTGGGATAGGTATGAGTCGTCTACTTCTGACTATCGCGTTCATTCTTTTCAGCTTTGACGGAAAAGCCAAAACACGGCTTGCCCAAGATGGGATTATGGATCTTGAAGGCTGGAATCCTAAAGGTGGTGAGAAGCTTCGCTTTGATGGCCAATGGATGTTTTTCTGGGATGAACTGCTGACCCCGATGCAAGTTTTAGAGCGCCTCCAGGAGTCTGACCAGGTACCTTTGGTGAGTCTTCCCCCTGGGCGCTTCACCCAAGGTGAGAACGGGGAACAAGCCTCCAAGAACCAGGGTGTGGCAACTTATGTGTTGCGCCTTAAGAACCTCGATTCCGACTTGAACCTAAGCCTCTATTTTGTAGACGCCTTTACTTCCACTAAAATGTACTTCTTTGGTGATCATATTTTAGACAATCCCAAACCATTCTACGAGGCGGGAACTGTTTCAAAAGATCCCAAAGAAGCAGTGGCCTATGTAGGTAGAGGCAGGAGTCAGGCGTTCCAGCCTAGTATTCTGGCTGGCGATCATTTTCTTCTAGTTCAAGTTGCCAACTATAGCAGCTATTGGGGAGGGCTGTGGGTTGCGCCGGAGATCGGTGATTATGAAGGCCTCTTAAAGCAGGAGCGCTTCGATATCATTCTCTACTACACGCTTCTTGGGTTTCTTGCTTTTATGAGCCTCTACAACTTTAGCCTGTTTCTGCAAAGGCGAGAGGACAAGGGAAGCCTCTACCTCAGTATTTTCATTTTCCTAGTGGTAATTCGTGATTTGGCAGCAACCAAATATGCGGAACTGATAGGAATACCTTCAAACCTTATGTTTGAAGTTAACTACAAGATCGACTACATCACGATTTTTCTGCCAGGAGCCTTCTTTGTAAGCTTTCTCGACTTCTATTTTACAGCCTATTCTTCTCGGAAGGTGGTGCGAACCATATGGTATGCAAACTTTATTTTTGTAAGTTTTATCCTTGCCACTAGAGTGATAAACTACAGCCCTCTTCTGCCGGTAGCCCAGATTTTTGTTTTGGTAAGTGCGAGCTTTGGGATGATTATTGTCCTTCGTGCGTTTTGGAACCGCGAGCAAGGTGCAGCTCTTTCCATGGTGGGTATGCTCGCCATCGCGCTTGGGCTAGTCAACGATGTGCTCTATTCAATAGGCTTTACCTTCCTACCTAGCAATTCTATTGCATATGCTGTGGTTTTCTTTTGTTTCTTTCAAGGCCAGATTGTGGGAATCAGATTTGCAGCTGCATTTCGTCAGGCGGAACGTCTCTCTCGTCACCTAAAAGCAGAGGTGGAGCGGCAAACCCGAGACATCCGATCCATATTGGCCAGTATTCGGCAAGGCATCTTCACGATCCGGCCCCAAGATTTACAAGTCGGTGAAGACTACTCACAGCATCTTGAGCAAATTTTGAATACGAAAGACATCGCAGGCCGTGGAGTTATGGATCTTCTTTTCTCAGAGAGTAGCCTGAGTTCGGATCAAAAAAAACAGCTTCAAACGGCCCTTGATTTTACCATAGGTGAGGATGTCCTAGCATTTGAGTCGAACCTTCATTGTTTTGCTAGGGAGTTGCGGCTGAAGTCGACGTCAAGTGATGAGAAAATTGTTGAGCTTGACTGGAGCCCTATCGTGAATCAAGAGGACGAAGTTGAGAAGGTGCTTGTGGCAGTCCGAGATGTTACCCAATTAAAAGATCTTGAAGAAAAGGCCGCAGCAAGGGAAGAGGAACTTGAAATTGTCGAGCAACTTATCAACGTATCACCCCAGCGATTCTATCGTTTCCTACCCCAGGCACGAAATCTGATCGATGAAAACAATAGCTTGATTGCTACAACCGAAAGCTATCAAGAAAGAGTGGTTAAAGATCTGTTTGTCAGGATGCATACCCTTAAGGGCATCTCAAGAACCTTTGGCTTTGATGAGCTAACCGATCAAGTTCACTTGGCTGAGGACTATTATGTGCAGATTATGAATGGTCAAGAATCTTGGGATCGTCAGCGCATTGAGGATGATTTAAATCGAGTCAGCGACGCATTGGAGCGCTATGATCGGATCAGTCGAGAAAAGCTTGGGCGCTCGGAAAATGACGATAGCTTAAATCTGAGTCATGATGAACTTGTGGAAGTAGTGGAAGCTGTGCGCGCCCTAGAGTCGCAGGTGGGACCTATGGAACGGAAGGAATTATCAACTATCTCTCGGGTAATCAATCGTTGTTACTATCTGCCTTTCTCAGATGTGCTTGCTGATATTGAAAACTCTTTAGAATCATTGGCGAACGAATTAGGTAAGCCAGAGCCGAAGCTTTCTTGGAAGGATATCGGAATCGGAATGACCCGCGAAGGCGCTGAGTTGCTAGGCCACGTTCTAGTCCATTTGATTCGAAATAGTCTCGATCATGGCATAGAGAGTG encodes:
- the lysS gene encoding lysine--tRNA ligase, with product MKPLTPHWADQTAVRIIGACGDRESYTVASGITPSGTVHIGNFREVITVEFVAKALESLGKKVRFIYSWDDFDTFRKVPVNLPQQDMLKEELRRPISRVPDPYGEDASYAAHNIRVFEEDLAQIGIEPEFLYQHKRYSDGLYAEGIKKALENKDTIKTILNKHRSTPLGDDWLPTAVYCEACDRDEMEYERYDGGYEYSYKCSSCGHEATTDIRTTKNLKLNWRTDWPMRWDFEKVDFEPGGKDHSSDGGSYDTGKRIVKEIYGFKAPQYLQYDFVSIKGGTGKMSSSSGKLLTLREAFAVYEPQMVRWIFASQRPNHDFSIAFDVDVIKVYDEFDRAEKQALGPKPEKLGKWPMARRTYELSAIGELYQEAPYRAPFRELCSRLQIFDGDVNKTLERYYADDVRTELDRQLFERRCEKALAWLELYAPDEFKYKINQEPVEIDLDDSQKAALSALRALVESTDLDAILPKDLNQKIYDDVIRKVDIEAKHCFQAVYMKLINREQGPRLPGFLKELGKERILKLI
- a CDS encoding 7TM diverse intracellular signaling domain-containing protein, with protein sequence MSRLLLTIAFILFSFDGKAKTRLAQDGIMDLEGWNPKGGEKLRFDGQWMFFWDELLTPMQVLERLQESDQVPLVSLPPGRFTQGENGEQASKNQGVATYVLRLKNLDSDLNLSLYFVDAFTSTKMYFFGDHILDNPKPFYEAGTVSKDPKEAVAYVGRGRSQAFQPSILAGDHFLLVQVANYSSYWGGLWVAPEIGDYEGLLKQERFDIILYYTLLGFLAFMSLYNFSLFLQRREDKGSLYLSIFIFLVVIRDLAATKYAELIGIPSNLMFEVNYKIDYITIFLPGAFFVSFLDFYFTAYSSRKVVRTIWYANFIFVSFILATRVINYSPLLPVAQIFVLVSASFGMIIVLRAFWNREQGAALSMVGMLAIALGLVNDVLYSIGFTFLPSNSIAYAVVFFCFFQGQIVGIRFAAAFRQAERLSRHLKAEVERQTRDIRSILASIRQGIFTIRPQDLQVGEDYSQHLEQILNTKDIAGRGVMDLLFSESSLSSDQKKQLQTALDFTIGEDVLAFESNLHCFARELRLKSTSSDEKIVELDWSPIVNQEDEVEKVLVAVRDVTQLKDLEEKAAAREEELEIVEQLINVSPQRFYRFLPQARNLIDENNSLIATTESYQERVVKDLFVRMHTLKGISRTFGFDELTDQVHLAEDYYVQIMNGQESWDRQRIEDDLNRVSDALERYDRISREKLGRSENDDSLNLSHDELVEVVEAVRALESQVGPMERKELSTISRVINRCYYLPFSDVLADIENSLESLANELGKPEPKLSWKDIGIGMTREGAELLGHVLVHLIRNSLDHGIESGDVREQKGKSRSGEIYIDMCSRDDGSLEIRLSDDGQGLNLGKIENRAREQGLIASGDVLEPNKVAGLIFESGLSTADKVSNISGRGVGMEAVRTFLQDVGGDIQVVLQGQVKDGYAAVAFVLRIPLKYYGSIDLGMSA
- a CDS encoding SRPBCC family protein, with the protein product MLRKPLILMGILSGVFLTILGGITLFGTSLPEEHKVTTQEHLAFSRDLVWQKVSDVEAQASWNPSIASVRLFEENGVQRFEESYSSGEAVTYEIIESEAPHRFVRRVADDMAPFQVTWEIELEEAGPSATTITIQESGTIKNPFIRFISHYFAGHESFQKAYIQAIRRELSKN
- a CDS encoding LEA type 2 family protein, whose amino-acid sequence is MAQNVLVVLFCVFLSSCSMLAKFVAEQPKVELSSISFSHLSLSRVELAFEVLVENPNSFELGLNRVDYEVFVSEQKIGKGHYQEAFRVAAKSKASLRIPFTLDTQAAISVAKEYFQRGGKLEARVKGQSEFSTPVGTFNSPFEASKAIVKP
- a CDS encoding DUF1820 family protein yields the protein MDDQSIYKVRFRENDKGDIREALVREVYPSDIPGLVTLSEFVFRDNTKKIIMPEEDATSKRFRKTLAIHIPYHNILFVEELLDEPVDLKNLPFLSEIKKDSQNPQPQQ
- a CDS encoding cyclic nucleotide-binding domain-containing protein; the encoded protein is MLPSSAVNYLRKHVILGSERWTVVEGNMSVSIDVLRGYRLFSELSESELKSLSDKFRMKTVPDKEVFIHANEISHNIYLIVEGGVSVEVATPDQSMEELAKLHKGQTVGEFILAKETRRSATVRAIGELTLYETSKDELTDLFENHPRLGYLVYRNLSEVLVDRIRDTNMLARNALGLISQQF